One genomic window of Pocillopora verrucosa isolate sample1 chromosome 8, ASM3666991v2, whole genome shotgun sequence includes the following:
- the LOC131776705 gene encoding sperm-specific sodium:proton exchanger isoform X3 produces MISSINYTHTPHESHEIHDSNPYAILFIFMSCTIGAIVRQIMKGWPIPYTVVLIVLGLCFGTISGAVPTLQKYTSMSSQNPHLILTTFLPVLLFESAFAMDVHIFYKMFWQVVLLAVFGLAVATALSGTSKQLSTIIEGESLLNDGMAIVLYKIFFSLAFSSMTATEIGLYFPRVALGGFFFGLVAGRVTVFWLQHVFNDALVEITITLASTYLTFYIGEEVLGVSGVIAVVMLGIQINALRTSISPEVEVFLHRFWEMLAYLANTLIFIMVGVVIMEKALNSLNEYDLFLLVVDYFGITVIRGLVMMTFSPILMRIGYGLSWQNAVVAAWGGLRGAVGLALALQVYIDHPPIGGKVLAHTAGIVMFTLLVNATTMKKLLEKLGMSEISDAKKIAMANAVRQIQESNQRTLNMLKADRFLADADWDIAERDCDVHNPYMEVDDEHAEETPFLVRLSTCPNCESSVPNEPSAKEFAEMANDGRVRLIKALKVSYWKQFEHGMLSREAVQALINLADTAMDEEGRFIQIDDLQPFWNVPPFLQKIKDKLEQMKQTRLKERIPPPNDKIRAFMYVVAVHVMFEVIVNTLIVINMVPIILELSSDDDAPYMGVLTIINYVYCTIYIAEAAWKALAFRRFYFKDYWNLVDLFIVALSIVDIVIDEVAGEATGNFSPSVLKVAKVFRVLRMGRLLRLFKTVLPRLINAVNDIINRQLSFGYDVGKGYIIAEEEVIKLIDHMVVDKRIAKDLKQRSEQSRLDVVRSLGMLQREHPGIAISVKTRQAIRTILNNARDVIHELKGGGLLDEAEAAKLESLVEVKMKRQLSAPASISPQKPTELLRNVVWLEGMPSEAVDFITSAARIQMFEAGDTIARQGEDLKGIYLIVSGMVKMIGVSVARRGYFDGEEPEVGEMIVTTDYVSAGNLIGEMGLLTSSQRNSSCTCESAVQAYFITSDDMKVAMTRYPDLVDRLWKVCGVRIAVPLLLEVPAYYNWTKDKIRVMCERSFIVNLPIGLNTIFKTNEQMKEVVLIQGKITDLDSRDIYEGPCVLPKVYRTFRLHFDGVEPKILVIARFHETALPDDPEDNPSVLDIVGLHAQAGCKSISNLSEIFGGTEATFRGKRRLSRGSRVLGIEESHRKLDPIPDRPQSRKIVVSPMLDDDKGEHRFLKEM; encoded by the exons ATGATCAGCTCAATTAACTATACACATACTCCACATGAATCACACGAGATTCATGACAGTAACCCATATGCAATCCTGTTTATTTTTATGTCATGCACTATCGGAG CTATTGTTCGGCAAATAATGAAAGGATGGCCTATCCCATACACCGTCGTTTTGATTGTTCTGGGACTTTGTTTTGGAACAATATCAGGTGCTGTTCCAACACTACAAAA GTACACGTCTATGTCAAGTCAGAACCCTCATCTTATACTAACCACCTTCCTACCAGTTCTACTATTTGAGTCAGCTTTTGCCATGGATGTCCATATTTTCTACAAGATGTTCTGGCAAGTTGTGTTGCTTGCAGTGTTTGGTTTAGCTGTTGCCACAGCTTTGTCAG GAACAAGCAAGCAGTTGTCTACTATCATAGAGGGTGAATCACTGTTAAACGATGGAATGGCAATCGTGTTGTACAAGATCTTTTTTAGCCTGGCATTTTCCTCGATGACTG CCACGGAAATTGGACTGTACTTTCCTCGTGTCGCATTGGGAGGCTTCTTCTTCGGTCTAGTGGCAGGAAGAGTTACCGTCTTCTGGCTGCAGCATGTGTTCAATGATGCCTTGGTAGAGATTACCATCACCTTAGCTAGTACATACTTGACATTTTACATCGGGGAAGAGGTGCTTGGAGTGTCTGGTGTCATTGCTGTAGTCATGCTAGGAATACAGATCAACGCGCTGAGAACAAGCATCAGTCCAGAAGTCGAGGTTTTTTTACACAG GTTCTGGGAGATGCTCGCGTACCTTGCCAACACGCTCATTTTCATCATGGTGGGTGTTGTTATCATGGAAAAGGCTCTAAACAGTTTAAACGAATACGATTTGTTTCTTCTTGTGGTTGATTACTTCGGAATTACAGTGATAAG AGGATTAGTAATGATGACATTCAGCCCCATTCTGATGCGAATTGGATACGGCCTCTCATGGCagaatgctgtggtagcagcTTGGGGTGGATTAAGAGGAGCAGTCGGTCTGGCCTTAGCATTGCAAGTTTACATTGACCACCCTCCTATTGGCGGAAAG GTCTTGGCGCACACTGCTGGCATTGTGATGTTCACTCTTTTGGTTAACGCCACTACTATGAAAAAGTTATTAGAAAAACTCGGAATGAGTGAGATTTCAGACGCTAAGAAAATCGCCATGGCCAACGCTGTGAGACAAATTCAGGAGAGCAACCAGCGTACTCTTAACATGTTGAAAGCTGACCGATTCCTTGCGGATGCCGACTGGGACATTGCGGAAAGGGACTGTGATGTGCATAACCCTTACATGGAGGTAGATGACGAG CATGCTGAAGAAACGCCATTCTTAGTTCGCCTCAGCACCTGTCCGAACTGCGAAAGCAGCGTTCCCAATGAACCCTCAGCAAAAGAATTTGCAGAGATGGCGAATGACGGTAGAGTGCGCTTGATCAAAGCACTGAAAGTCAGTTACTGGAAGCAGTTTGAACATGGAATGCTTTCTCGCGAAGCTGTTCAGGCATTGATCAACCTAGCTGATACTGCAATGGACGAGGAAGGGAG GTTTATTCAAATAGATGATTTGCAGCCGTTTTGGAACGTGCCTCCCTTTCTTCAGAAAATT AAAGATAAACTGGAACAGATGAAGCAGACCAGACTAAAGGAACGCATTCCGCCACCAAATGACAAAATCCGAGCCTTTATGTACGTCGTGGCAGTACATGTTATGTTTGAAGTAATTGTGAATACTTTGATCGTTATCAACATGGTACCAATCATTTTGGAGCTTTCCTCGGACGATGATGCTCCATATATGGGCGTCTTGACCATAATCAATTACGTCTACTGCACCATATACATCGCAGAGGCGGCGTGGAAG GCTTTGGCATTCCGGCGCTTCTATTTTAAGGACTACTGGAATCTAGTCGACCTCTTCATCGTTGCTTTGTCAATTGTCGATATCGTGATTGACGAAGTGGCTGGTGAGGCCACGGGAAACTTTTCACCGTCTGTACTCAAAGTGGCCAAGGTGTTTAGAGTGTTGAGAATGGGTCGTCTGTTGAGGCTTTTCAAG ACTGTTCTTCCAAGACTCATAAATGCTGTGAACGACATTATCAACCGGCAGTTAAGCTTTGGCTATGATGTTGGCAAGGGATATATAATCGCTGAAGAAGAAGTCATCAAGCTGATTGATCACATGGTGGTCGACAAAAGGATTGCTAAGGATTTAAAACAAAGATCGGAGCAAAGCCGTTTGGATGTCGTCCGAAGCCTCG GTATGCTGCAACGTGAGCACCCCGGGATTGCGATCTCCGTCAAAACGCGGCAGGCTATTCGCACGATTCTTAATAATGCCCGTGACGTTATTCACGAACTCAAAGGTGGTGGCTTGTTAGATGAGGCAGAGGCAGCAAAATTAGAATCG CTTGTTGAGGTAAAAATGAAGCGACAGCTGAGTGCTCCAGCCTCCATTTCCCCACAAAAGCCCACCGAGTTGCTTCGTAATGTGGTGTGGCTGGAAGGAATGCCGTCAGAGGCGGTGGACTTCATAACCTCAGCCGCACGCATCCAAATGTTTGAAGCCGGTGATACTATAGCAAGACAGGGTGAAGACCTTAAGGGAATATATTTGATAGTTTCAGGAATGGTTAAG ATGATCGGCGTATCGGTGGCAAGGAGAGGTTACTTTGATGGTGAGGAGCCAGAAGTGGGAGAGATGATTGTCACTACTGATTACGTTTCCGCTGGTAACTTGATTGGGGAGATGGGTCTTCTTACTTCCTCCCAAAGAAACTCTTCTTGTACCTGCGAGTCTGCAGTCCAG GCCTATTTCATTACCTCAGATGATATGAAAGTTGCCATGACTCGCTACCCAGATCTCGTTGACCGGCTTTGGAAAGTTTGTGGCGTGCGAATCGCTGTCCCTCTCTTGTTAGAAGTGCCCGCTTACTACAACTGGACGAAGGACAAAATCCGGGTCATGTGCGAACGTTCGTTTATCGTCAATCTTCCCATAGGGTTAAATACTATATTCAAGACTAACGAGCAGATGAAAGAG GTTGTTCTTATCCAAGGCAAGATTACAGATCTCGATAGCAGAGATATTTATGAAGGACCATGCGTGCTGCCGAAGGTTTACCGAACGTTTAGATTGCATTTCGATGGAGTCGAGCCTAAGATTTTAGTGATTGCTCGTTTCCATGAAACTGCATTGCCTGATGACCCAGAAGACAATCCTTCAGTACTGGATATTGTAG GCCTTCACGCACAAGCTGGATGCAAAAGTATTTCGAATCTATCAGAAATTTTTGGAGGGACCGAGGCAACATTTAGAGGAAAGCGAAGATTATCTAGGGGAAGTCGAGTATTAGGCATTGAAGAAAGCCATCGCAAACTTGATCCTATACCAGACAGACCACAAAGTAGAAAGATAGTTGTATCACCGATGCTAGACGACGATAAAGGTGAGCACCGATTTCTGAAAGAgatgtaa
- the LOC131776705 gene encoding sperm-specific sodium:proton exchanger isoform X1, which produces MISSINYTHTPHESHEIHDSNPYAILFIFMSCTIGAIVRQIMKGWPIPYTVVLIVLGLCFGTISGAVPTLQKYTSMSSQNPHLILTTFLPVLLFESAFAMDVHIFYKMFWQVVLLAVFGLAVATALSGIMAKMVFVDYQWTWLEAMLFGSIVSATDPVAVVALLNDLGTSKQLSTIIEGESLLNDGMAIVLYKIFFSLAFSSMTATEIGLYFPRVALGGFFFGLVAGRVTVFWLQHVFNDALVEITITLASTYLTFYIGEEVLGVSGVIAVVMLGIQINALRTSISPEVEVFLHRFWEMLAYLANTLIFIMVGVVIMEKALNSLNEYDLFLLVVDYFGITVIRGLVMMTFSPILMRIGYGLSWQNAVVAAWGGLRGAVGLALALQVYIDHPPIGGKVLAHTAGIVMFTLLVNATTMKKLLEKLGMSEISDAKKIAMANAVRQIQESNQRTLNMLKADRFLADADWDIAERDCDVHNPYMEVDDEHAEETPFLVRLSTCPNCESSVPNEPSAKEFAEMANDGRVRLIKALKVSYWKQFEHGMLSREAVQALINLADTAMDEEGRFIQIDDLQPFWNVPPFLQKIKDKLEQMKQTRLKERIPPPNDKIRAFMYVVAVHVMFEVIVNTLIVINMVPIILELSSDDDAPYMGVLTIINYVYCTIYIAEAAWKALAFRRFYFKDYWNLVDLFIVALSIVDIVIDEVAGEATGNFSPSVLKVAKVFRVLRMGRLLRLFKTVLPRLINAVNDIINRQLSFGYDVGKGYIIAEEEVIKLIDHMVVDKRIAKDLKQRSEQSRLDVVRSLGMLQREHPGIAISVKTRQAIRTILNNARDVIHELKGGGLLDEAEAAKLESLVEVKMKRQLSAPASISPQKPTELLRNVVWLEGMPSEAVDFITSAARIQMFEAGDTIARQGEDLKGIYLIVSGMVKMIGVSVARRGYFDGEEPEVGEMIVTTDYVSAGNLIGEMGLLTSSQRNSSCTCESAVQAYFITSDDMKVAMTRYPDLVDRLWKVCGVRIAVPLLLEVPAYYNWTKDKIRVMCERSFIVNLPIGLNTIFKTNEQMKEVVLIQGKITDLDSRDIYEGPCVLPKVYRTFRLHFDGVEPKILVIARFHETALPDDPEDNPSVLDIVGLHAQAGCKSISNLSEIFGGTEATFRGKRRLSRGSRVLGIEESHRKLDPIPDRPQSRKIVVSPMLDDDKGEHRFLKEM; this is translated from the exons ATGATCAGCTCAATTAACTATACACATACTCCACATGAATCACACGAGATTCATGACAGTAACCCATATGCAATCCTGTTTATTTTTATGTCATGCACTATCGGAG CTATTGTTCGGCAAATAATGAAAGGATGGCCTATCCCATACACCGTCGTTTTGATTGTTCTGGGACTTTGTTTTGGAACAATATCAGGTGCTGTTCCAACACTACAAAA GTACACGTCTATGTCAAGTCAGAACCCTCATCTTATACTAACCACCTTCCTACCAGTTCTACTATTTGAGTCAGCTTTTGCCATGGATGTCCATATTTTCTACAAGATGTTCTGGCAAGTTGTGTTGCTTGCAGTGTTTGGTTTAGCTGTTGCCACAGCTTTGTCAGGTATTATGGCCAAGATGGTGTTCGTTGATTATCAATGGACTTGGCTTGAGGCCATGCTATTCGGATCAATAGTAAGTGCCACAGATCCTGTGGCTGTAGTTGCCCTGCTGAATGACTTGG GAACAAGCAAGCAGTTGTCTACTATCATAGAGGGTGAATCACTGTTAAACGATGGAATGGCAATCGTGTTGTACAAGATCTTTTTTAGCCTGGCATTTTCCTCGATGACTG CCACGGAAATTGGACTGTACTTTCCTCGTGTCGCATTGGGAGGCTTCTTCTTCGGTCTAGTGGCAGGAAGAGTTACCGTCTTCTGGCTGCAGCATGTGTTCAATGATGCCTTGGTAGAGATTACCATCACCTTAGCTAGTACATACTTGACATTTTACATCGGGGAAGAGGTGCTTGGAGTGTCTGGTGTCATTGCTGTAGTCATGCTAGGAATACAGATCAACGCGCTGAGAACAAGCATCAGTCCAGAAGTCGAGGTTTTTTTACACAG GTTCTGGGAGATGCTCGCGTACCTTGCCAACACGCTCATTTTCATCATGGTGGGTGTTGTTATCATGGAAAAGGCTCTAAACAGTTTAAACGAATACGATTTGTTTCTTCTTGTGGTTGATTACTTCGGAATTACAGTGATAAG AGGATTAGTAATGATGACATTCAGCCCCATTCTGATGCGAATTGGATACGGCCTCTCATGGCagaatgctgtggtagcagcTTGGGGTGGATTAAGAGGAGCAGTCGGTCTGGCCTTAGCATTGCAAGTTTACATTGACCACCCTCCTATTGGCGGAAAG GTCTTGGCGCACACTGCTGGCATTGTGATGTTCACTCTTTTGGTTAACGCCACTACTATGAAAAAGTTATTAGAAAAACTCGGAATGAGTGAGATTTCAGACGCTAAGAAAATCGCCATGGCCAACGCTGTGAGACAAATTCAGGAGAGCAACCAGCGTACTCTTAACATGTTGAAAGCTGACCGATTCCTTGCGGATGCCGACTGGGACATTGCGGAAAGGGACTGTGATGTGCATAACCCTTACATGGAGGTAGATGACGAG CATGCTGAAGAAACGCCATTCTTAGTTCGCCTCAGCACCTGTCCGAACTGCGAAAGCAGCGTTCCCAATGAACCCTCAGCAAAAGAATTTGCAGAGATGGCGAATGACGGTAGAGTGCGCTTGATCAAAGCACTGAAAGTCAGTTACTGGAAGCAGTTTGAACATGGAATGCTTTCTCGCGAAGCTGTTCAGGCATTGATCAACCTAGCTGATACTGCAATGGACGAGGAAGGGAG GTTTATTCAAATAGATGATTTGCAGCCGTTTTGGAACGTGCCTCCCTTTCTTCAGAAAATT AAAGATAAACTGGAACAGATGAAGCAGACCAGACTAAAGGAACGCATTCCGCCACCAAATGACAAAATCCGAGCCTTTATGTACGTCGTGGCAGTACATGTTATGTTTGAAGTAATTGTGAATACTTTGATCGTTATCAACATGGTACCAATCATTTTGGAGCTTTCCTCGGACGATGATGCTCCATATATGGGCGTCTTGACCATAATCAATTACGTCTACTGCACCATATACATCGCAGAGGCGGCGTGGAAG GCTTTGGCATTCCGGCGCTTCTATTTTAAGGACTACTGGAATCTAGTCGACCTCTTCATCGTTGCTTTGTCAATTGTCGATATCGTGATTGACGAAGTGGCTGGTGAGGCCACGGGAAACTTTTCACCGTCTGTACTCAAAGTGGCCAAGGTGTTTAGAGTGTTGAGAATGGGTCGTCTGTTGAGGCTTTTCAAG ACTGTTCTTCCAAGACTCATAAATGCTGTGAACGACATTATCAACCGGCAGTTAAGCTTTGGCTATGATGTTGGCAAGGGATATATAATCGCTGAAGAAGAAGTCATCAAGCTGATTGATCACATGGTGGTCGACAAAAGGATTGCTAAGGATTTAAAACAAAGATCGGAGCAAAGCCGTTTGGATGTCGTCCGAAGCCTCG GTATGCTGCAACGTGAGCACCCCGGGATTGCGATCTCCGTCAAAACGCGGCAGGCTATTCGCACGATTCTTAATAATGCCCGTGACGTTATTCACGAACTCAAAGGTGGTGGCTTGTTAGATGAGGCAGAGGCAGCAAAATTAGAATCG CTTGTTGAGGTAAAAATGAAGCGACAGCTGAGTGCTCCAGCCTCCATTTCCCCACAAAAGCCCACCGAGTTGCTTCGTAATGTGGTGTGGCTGGAAGGAATGCCGTCAGAGGCGGTGGACTTCATAACCTCAGCCGCACGCATCCAAATGTTTGAAGCCGGTGATACTATAGCAAGACAGGGTGAAGACCTTAAGGGAATATATTTGATAGTTTCAGGAATGGTTAAG ATGATCGGCGTATCGGTGGCAAGGAGAGGTTACTTTGATGGTGAGGAGCCAGAAGTGGGAGAGATGATTGTCACTACTGATTACGTTTCCGCTGGTAACTTGATTGGGGAGATGGGTCTTCTTACTTCCTCCCAAAGAAACTCTTCTTGTACCTGCGAGTCTGCAGTCCAG GCCTATTTCATTACCTCAGATGATATGAAAGTTGCCATGACTCGCTACCCAGATCTCGTTGACCGGCTTTGGAAAGTTTGTGGCGTGCGAATCGCTGTCCCTCTCTTGTTAGAAGTGCCCGCTTACTACAACTGGACGAAGGACAAAATCCGGGTCATGTGCGAACGTTCGTTTATCGTCAATCTTCCCATAGGGTTAAATACTATATTCAAGACTAACGAGCAGATGAAAGAG GTTGTTCTTATCCAAGGCAAGATTACAGATCTCGATAGCAGAGATATTTATGAAGGACCATGCGTGCTGCCGAAGGTTTACCGAACGTTTAGATTGCATTTCGATGGAGTCGAGCCTAAGATTTTAGTGATTGCTCGTTTCCATGAAACTGCATTGCCTGATGACCCAGAAGACAATCCTTCAGTACTGGATATTGTAG GCCTTCACGCACAAGCTGGATGCAAAAGTATTTCGAATCTATCAGAAATTTTTGGAGGGACCGAGGCAACATTTAGAGGAAAGCGAAGATTATCTAGGGGAAGTCGAGTATTAGGCATTGAAGAAAGCCATCGCAAACTTGATCCTATACCAGACAGACCACAAAGTAGAAAGATAGTTGTATCACCGATGCTAGACGACGATAAAGGTGAGCACCGATTTCTGAAAGAgatgtaa
- the LOC131776705 gene encoding sperm-specific sodium:proton exchanger isoform X2: MISSINYTHTPHESHEIHDSNPYAILFIFMSCTIGAIVRQIMKGWPIPYTVVLIVLGLCFGTISGAVPTLQKYTSMSSQNPHLILTTFLPVLLFESAFAMDVHIFYKMFWQVVLLAVFGLAVATALSGIMAKMVFVDYQWTWLEAMLFGSIVSATDPVAVVALLNDLGTSKQLSTIIEGESLLNDGMAIVLYKIFFSLAFSSMTATEIGLYFPRVALGGFFFGLVAGRVTVFWLQHVFNDALVEITITLASTYLTFYIGEEVLGVSGVIAVVMLGIQINALRTSISPEVEVFLHRFWEMLAYLANTLIFIMVGVVIMEKALNSLNEYDLFLLVVDYFGITVIRGLVMMTFSPILMRIGYGLSWQNAVVAAWGGLRGAVGLALALQVYIDHPPIGGKVLAHTAGIVMFTLLVNATTMKKLLEKLGMSEISDAKKIAMANAVRQIQESNQRTLNMLKADRFLADADWDIAERDCDVHNPYMEVDDEHAEETPFLVRLSTCPNCESSVPNEPSAKEFAEMANDGRVRLIKALKVSYWKQFEHGMLSREAVQALINLADTAMDEEGRFIQIDDLQPFWNVPPFLQKIKDKLEQMKQTRLKERIPPPNDKIRAFMYVVAVHVMFEVIVNTLIVINMVPIILELSSDDDAPYMGVLTIINYVYCTIYIAEAAWKALAFRRFYFKDYWNLVDLFIVALSIVDIVIDEVAGEATGNFSPSVLKVAKVFRVLRMGRLLRLFKTVLPRLINAVNDIINRQLSFGYDVGKGYIIAEEEVIKLIDHMVVDKRIAKDLKQRSEQSRLDVVRSLGMLQREHPGIAISVKTRQAIRTILNNARDVIHELKGGGLLDEAEAAKLESLVEVKMKRQLSAPASISPQKPTELLRNVVWLEGMPSEAVDFITSAARIQMFEAGDTIARQGEDLKGIYLIVSGMVKMIGVSVARRGYFDGEEPEVGEMIVTTDYVSAGNLIGEMGLLTSSQRNSSCTCESAVQAYFITSDDMKVAMTRYPDLVDRLWKVCGVRIAVPLLLEVPAYYNWTKDKIRVMCERSFIVNLPIGLNTIFKTNEQMKEVVLIQGKITDLDSRDIYEGPCVLPKVYRTFRLHFDGVEPKILVIARFHETALPDDPEDNPSVLDIVGLHAQAGCKSISNLSEIFGGTEATFRGKRRLSRGSRVLGIEESHRKLDPIPDRPQSRKIVVSPMLDDDKEC; this comes from the exons ATGATCAGCTCAATTAACTATACACATACTCCACATGAATCACACGAGATTCATGACAGTAACCCATATGCAATCCTGTTTATTTTTATGTCATGCACTATCGGAG CTATTGTTCGGCAAATAATGAAAGGATGGCCTATCCCATACACCGTCGTTTTGATTGTTCTGGGACTTTGTTTTGGAACAATATCAGGTGCTGTTCCAACACTACAAAA GTACACGTCTATGTCAAGTCAGAACCCTCATCTTATACTAACCACCTTCCTACCAGTTCTACTATTTGAGTCAGCTTTTGCCATGGATGTCCATATTTTCTACAAGATGTTCTGGCAAGTTGTGTTGCTTGCAGTGTTTGGTTTAGCTGTTGCCACAGCTTTGTCAGGTATTATGGCCAAGATGGTGTTCGTTGATTATCAATGGACTTGGCTTGAGGCCATGCTATTCGGATCAATAGTAAGTGCCACAGATCCTGTGGCTGTAGTTGCCCTGCTGAATGACTTGG GAACAAGCAAGCAGTTGTCTACTATCATAGAGGGTGAATCACTGTTAAACGATGGAATGGCAATCGTGTTGTACAAGATCTTTTTTAGCCTGGCATTTTCCTCGATGACTG CCACGGAAATTGGACTGTACTTTCCTCGTGTCGCATTGGGAGGCTTCTTCTTCGGTCTAGTGGCAGGAAGAGTTACCGTCTTCTGGCTGCAGCATGTGTTCAATGATGCCTTGGTAGAGATTACCATCACCTTAGCTAGTACATACTTGACATTTTACATCGGGGAAGAGGTGCTTGGAGTGTCTGGTGTCATTGCTGTAGTCATGCTAGGAATACAGATCAACGCGCTGAGAACAAGCATCAGTCCAGAAGTCGAGGTTTTTTTACACAG GTTCTGGGAGATGCTCGCGTACCTTGCCAACACGCTCATTTTCATCATGGTGGGTGTTGTTATCATGGAAAAGGCTCTAAACAGTTTAAACGAATACGATTTGTTTCTTCTTGTGGTTGATTACTTCGGAATTACAGTGATAAG AGGATTAGTAATGATGACATTCAGCCCCATTCTGATGCGAATTGGATACGGCCTCTCATGGCagaatgctgtggtagcagcTTGGGGTGGATTAAGAGGAGCAGTCGGTCTGGCCTTAGCATTGCAAGTTTACATTGACCACCCTCCTATTGGCGGAAAG GTCTTGGCGCACACTGCTGGCATTGTGATGTTCACTCTTTTGGTTAACGCCACTACTATGAAAAAGTTATTAGAAAAACTCGGAATGAGTGAGATTTCAGACGCTAAGAAAATCGCCATGGCCAACGCTGTGAGACAAATTCAGGAGAGCAACCAGCGTACTCTTAACATGTTGAAAGCTGACCGATTCCTTGCGGATGCCGACTGGGACATTGCGGAAAGGGACTGTGATGTGCATAACCCTTACATGGAGGTAGATGACGAG CATGCTGAAGAAACGCCATTCTTAGTTCGCCTCAGCACCTGTCCGAACTGCGAAAGCAGCGTTCCCAATGAACCCTCAGCAAAAGAATTTGCAGAGATGGCGAATGACGGTAGAGTGCGCTTGATCAAAGCACTGAAAGTCAGTTACTGGAAGCAGTTTGAACATGGAATGCTTTCTCGCGAAGCTGTTCAGGCATTGATCAACCTAGCTGATACTGCAATGGACGAGGAAGGGAG GTTTATTCAAATAGATGATTTGCAGCCGTTTTGGAACGTGCCTCCCTTTCTTCAGAAAATT AAAGATAAACTGGAACAGATGAAGCAGACCAGACTAAAGGAACGCATTCCGCCACCAAATGACAAAATCCGAGCCTTTATGTACGTCGTGGCAGTACATGTTATGTTTGAAGTAATTGTGAATACTTTGATCGTTATCAACATGGTACCAATCATTTTGGAGCTTTCCTCGGACGATGATGCTCCATATATGGGCGTCTTGACCATAATCAATTACGTCTACTGCACCATATACATCGCAGAGGCGGCGTGGAAG GCTTTGGCATTCCGGCGCTTCTATTTTAAGGACTACTGGAATCTAGTCGACCTCTTCATCGTTGCTTTGTCAATTGTCGATATCGTGATTGACGAAGTGGCTGGTGAGGCCACGGGAAACTTTTCACCGTCTGTACTCAAAGTGGCCAAGGTGTTTAGAGTGTTGAGAATGGGTCGTCTGTTGAGGCTTTTCAAG ACTGTTCTTCCAAGACTCATAAATGCTGTGAACGACATTATCAACCGGCAGTTAAGCTTTGGCTATGATGTTGGCAAGGGATATATAATCGCTGAAGAAGAAGTCATCAAGCTGATTGATCACATGGTGGTCGACAAAAGGATTGCTAAGGATTTAAAACAAAGATCGGAGCAAAGCCGTTTGGATGTCGTCCGAAGCCTCG GTATGCTGCAACGTGAGCACCCCGGGATTGCGATCTCCGTCAAAACGCGGCAGGCTATTCGCACGATTCTTAATAATGCCCGTGACGTTATTCACGAACTCAAAGGTGGTGGCTTGTTAGATGAGGCAGAGGCAGCAAAATTAGAATCG CTTGTTGAGGTAAAAATGAAGCGACAGCTGAGTGCTCCAGCCTCCATTTCCCCACAAAAGCCCACCGAGTTGCTTCGTAATGTGGTGTGGCTGGAAGGAATGCCGTCAGAGGCGGTGGACTTCATAACCTCAGCCGCACGCATCCAAATGTTTGAAGCCGGTGATACTATAGCAAGACAGGGTGAAGACCTTAAGGGAATATATTTGATAGTTTCAGGAATGGTTAAG ATGATCGGCGTATCGGTGGCAAGGAGAGGTTACTTTGATGGTGAGGAGCCAGAAGTGGGAGAGATGATTGTCACTACTGATTACGTTTCCGCTGGTAACTTGATTGGGGAGATGGGTCTTCTTACTTCCTCCCAAAGAAACTCTTCTTGTACCTGCGAGTCTGCAGTCCAG GCCTATTTCATTACCTCAGATGATATGAAAGTTGCCATGACTCGCTACCCAGATCTCGTTGACCGGCTTTGGAAAGTTTGTGGCGTGCGAATCGCTGTCCCTCTCTTGTTAGAAGTGCCCGCTTACTACAACTGGACGAAGGACAAAATCCGGGTCATGTGCGAACGTTCGTTTATCGTCAATCTTCCCATAGGGTTAAATACTATATTCAAGACTAACGAGCAGATGAAAGAG GTTGTTCTTATCCAAGGCAAGATTACAGATCTCGATAGCAGAGATATTTATGAAGGACCATGCGTGCTGCCGAAGGTTTACCGAACGTTTAGATTGCATTTCGATGGAGTCGAGCCTAAGATTTTAGTGATTGCTCGTTTCCATGAAACTGCATTGCCTGATGACCCAGAAGACAATCCTTCAGTACTGGATATTGTAG GCCTTCACGCACAAGCTGGATGCAAAAGTATTTCGAATCTATCAGAAATTTTTGGAGGGACCGAGGCAACATTTAGAGGAAAGCGAAGATTATCTAGGGGAAGTCGAGTATTAGGCATTGAAGAAAGCCATCGCAAACTTGATCCTATACCAGACAGACCACAAAGTAGAAAGATAGTTGTATCACCGATGCTAGACGACGATAAAG AATGTTAA